The window CGTGGACCTGTCGGCTGTGGGTCGGGCGGCGGGCGCGGCCGCCGACCGGATCGACGCCGACGCCGACCTCACCAACGAGGTGTACCGCGCCTGGGACGAGATGCGCGCGCTCGTCGACGCGGGCGACCCCGAGACCACCGCGCCGGGGGAGTTCGCCGAGGCCGCCGTCGCCGCGGGGATGGACCCCGACGACGTGGCCGAACTCACCGAGCTGTTCGCGGAGGTGCGCTACGGCGGCCGCGACCCCGCCGACCGCGCCGACCGCGCCGTCGCCGCGCTGCGCCGCATCGAGCGGGCCTATGCCGACGGGGACGACGGCGCGGACGGCGGGAGCGGACAGAGCGACGGGAGCGGGACCGACGGCGGGGCCGGC of the Halosimplex halophilum genome contains:
- a CDS encoding DUF4129 domain-containing protein, with translation MTGRPLATALLVVAAVVGLGAVAAVDPGNPAEGVDRERNGSIVERQPFVGAGGGSGIYLDLPFSVPGGVTVPLPGPLVVLSALAVGLAALWYRSDAEVSLEGVGDDRAGDEPGDVDLSAVGRAAGAAADRIDADADLTNEVYRAWDEMRALVDAGDPETTAPGEFAEAAVAAGMDPDDVAELTELFAEVRYGGRDPADRADRAVAALRRIERAYADGDDGADGGSGQSDGSGTDGGAGREGDGR